In one window of Maribacter sp. BPC-D8 DNA:
- a CDS encoding calcineurin-like phosphoesterase family protein: MLFVLLFISKANAQHSFEGVVFVDGNKNGLLDGEEKKLPNVLVSNGRDVVSTNEKGEYKISTIKDNLVFVVKPTGYISKLDSTNKVQFYVKALSGKRRQKHNFPLYENVENDDFNVALLGDVQVDVMDDIYHVGKLVTEELVVTKPDFIVPLGDLSFDNLEIFEPLSETLGLVGSPIFYVIGNHDLDFKEETLERRDESYEKIFGPSYYAFEYGNELFLVLNNIYPKENRDYEGRIDENQLTFIKNVIQHKNKAHQAIKIFMHIPLEEVVNSDELVHSLKSFQDVFIASGHTHTQYHMYHERKDLPPIHELISGAVCGSWWQGPHDIRGIPFAMMDDGTPKGYWNMQVNGNEHNLSYKVSGANDNKQMNIWVPETNEWDTALNVLNHSYVYANVFAADDDTEVMISFKENEWLPMQKYEGVSPELVSFYILQELGRYEGQKLSKNPKPNVISKHLWRIEIPNHLDKRAYLINVHAKNEKLQLNVKGNRVLWNR; the protein is encoded by the coding sequence TTGCTATTTGTATTGTTGTTTATTTCGAAAGCCAATGCACAACATAGTTTTGAGGGTGTTGTTTTTGTTGATGGCAATAAGAATGGTCTATTAGATGGTGAAGAAAAAAAACTACCAAATGTTTTAGTGAGTAATGGAAGAGATGTAGTCTCCACAAATGAAAAAGGAGAATATAAAATTTCTACGATTAAGGACAATCTTGTTTTTGTTGTAAAACCAACGGGGTATATTTCTAAATTGGATTCTACAAACAAGGTGCAATTTTATGTGAAAGCATTATCAGGTAAAAGACGTCAAAAGCATAATTTTCCTTTATACGAAAATGTTGAAAATGATGATTTTAACGTGGCATTGCTTGGTGATGTACAAGTAGATGTAATGGACGATATTTATCATGTTGGTAAATTGGTAACCGAAGAATTGGTCGTCACTAAACCCGATTTTATTGTTCCTCTAGGAGATCTTTCTTTTGATAATCTTGAAATTTTTGAACCCTTGTCCGAAACTCTTGGTTTAGTTGGGTCGCCTATTTTTTATGTGATTGGGAATCACGATTTAGATTTTAAGGAAGAAACTTTGGAACGTCGTGATGAAAGTTATGAGAAAATCTTTGGACCTTCTTACTATGCATTTGAGTATGGAAATGAACTTTTTCTTGTGTTGAATAATATTTACCCAAAAGAGAATAGGGATTATGAAGGTAGGATAGATGAAAACCAACTGACATTCATTAAAAATGTAATACAACATAAAAATAAGGCACATCAAGCTATAAAAATCTTTATGCATATCCCTTTAGAAGAGGTTGTAAATAGTGATGAATTAGTCCATAGTTTAAAATCTTTTCAAGATGTATTTATAGCATCTGGACACACTCATACCCAGTATCATATGTATCACGAGAGGAAAGATCTTCCGCCAATTCACGAATTAATTAGTGGTGCGGTATGTGGATCCTGGTGGCAAGGACCACATGATATAAGAGGAATTCCTTTTGCTATGATGGACGACGGCACACCCAAAGGATATTGGAATATGCAGGTGAATGGAAATGAACACAATCTTAGTTACAAGGTGTCTGGTGCCAATGATAATAAACAAATGAATATATGGGTGCCCGAAACAAATGAGTGGGACACGGCTTTGAATGTGCTTAATCATTCTTACGTATATGCTAATGTTTTTGCTGCCGATGATGACACGGAGGTGATGATAAGTTTTAAAGAAAATGAATGGCTGCCTATGCAAAAGTATGAAGGGGTATCTCCAGAATTGGTTAGTTTTTATATCCTTCAGGAATTAGGAAGATATGAAGGGCAAAAATTGTCTAAAAACCCTAAGCCTAATGTCATAAGTAAACACTTGTGGCGCATTGAAATTCCAAATCATTTAGATAAAAGAGCTTATTTGATTAATGTCCATGCAAAAAATGAAAAATTACAATTGAATGTTAAAGGAAATAGAGTGCTATGGAATCGTTAA
- a CDS encoding glycoside hydrolase family 31 protein has protein sequence MRRAILISLILITVFNAYSQNEEKIDITILEDEYWWGGLSAIGHNTPYDANTTESHDLWGDNKGNQAQPLLLSNKGRYVWSESPIKYSFENGHITVSTREGEIKFGTAGKNLRDSYNYAVTNFFPPNGKIPEALLFTKPQYNTWIELIYNQNEVDILKYAQSIIDKGYPPGVLMIDDNWQENYGTWEFSPRRFKDPKKMIEKLHEMGFKVMLWVCPFVSADTEVFRHLEKEKMLLLDADKTQDVLWANTKNKAAIFRWWNGASACLDLSNPNTQDWFEEKLSYLMDEYGVDGFKFDAGDAGFYTNDIVSYAPNTNPNDHTTYFAKLGLKFPLNEYRASWKMAGLPLAQRLRDKLHTWDDLEKLVPDLMSQSIMGYAYTCPDMIGGGEHQSFENSTTIDEELVVRSAQVHALMPMMQFSVAPWRVLSEENNQLCLEAALLHTKMGNLFLDLAKEASKTGEPIVKPMSLAYPDSGFEMIKDQFMLGNDILVAPVVKKGERKRKVILPKGKWRDEKNKTSRGGRIIEIEVPLSRLPYFTKV, from the coding sequence ATGAGAAGAGCGATTTTAATTTCACTAATCTTAATAACTGTCTTTAATGCTTACTCTCAAAATGAAGAAAAAATAGATATAACAATACTAGAAGATGAATATTGGTGGGGCGGACTAAGTGCTATTGGTCACAATACACCTTATGATGCAAATACAACCGAAAGTCATGACCTTTGGGGTGATAATAAGGGAAATCAAGCACAACCTTTACTTCTATCTAATAAAGGTAGGTATGTCTGGAGTGAATCGCCAATAAAATATTCTTTTGAAAATGGACATATTACCGTTTCTACAAGAGAAGGTGAAATTAAATTTGGAACTGCAGGTAAAAATTTACGAGATTCATATAATTATGCCGTAACTAATTTTTTTCCACCTAATGGAAAAATTCCAGAAGCCTTATTATTTACAAAGCCCCAATATAATACTTGGATAGAATTAATCTATAACCAAAACGAAGTCGATATTTTAAAATACGCACAATCTATTATTGATAAAGGCTACCCACCAGGGGTTTTAATGATAGACGACAACTGGCAGGAAAATTATGGTACTTGGGAGTTTTCTCCTCGCAGATTCAAAGACCCTAAAAAAATGATTGAAAAACTTCATGAAATGGGCTTTAAAGTTATGTTATGGGTGTGCCCTTTTGTAAGTGCAGATACCGAAGTATTTAGACATTTGGAAAAGGAAAAAATGTTATTATTAGATGCCGATAAAACACAAGATGTACTGTGGGCAAACACAAAAAATAAAGCTGCAATATTTAGATGGTGGAACGGTGCAAGTGCCTGTTTAGATTTAAGTAACCCAAATACTCAAGATTGGTTTGAAGAAAAATTAAGTTATTTAATGGATGAATATGGGGTAGATGGATTTAAATTTGATGCGGGTGATGCCGGGTTTTACACCAATGATATAGTTTCTTACGCTCCTAATACCAATCCTAATGACCACACTACCTATTTTGCCAAATTAGGACTAAAATTTCCACTAAATGAATATAGGGCATCATGGAAAATGGCAGGTTTACCTTTAGCGCAAAGGTTACGAGACAAACTCCACACTTGGGATGATTTAGAAAAATTAGTCCCAGATTTGATGTCTCAGAGCATTATGGGTTACGCATATACTTGCCCCGATATGATTGGTGGTGGAGAACACCAATCTTTTGAAAACTCAACAACAATTGATGAGGAGTTGGTAGTACGTTCAGCCCAAGTTCATGCCCTTATGCCTATGATGCAATTCTCTGTAGCACCTTGGCGGGTACTTTCTGAAGAGAATAACCAACTATGTCTTGAGGCTGCATTATTACACACCAAAATGGGAAATCTATTTTTAGATTTAGCAAAAGAAGCTTCTAAAACAGGTGAACCAATAGTTAAACCTATGAGTTTGGCGTACCCCGATAGTGGTTTTGAAATGATTAAAGATCAATTCATGCTCGGAAACGATATATTAGTTGCCCCAGTCGTTAAAAAAGGGGAACGAAAACGAAAAGTAATTTTACCAAAAGGGAAGTGGAGAGATGAGAAAAATAAAACCTCTAGAGGAGGACGAATAATTGAGATTGAAGTTCCTTTAAGCCGCTTACCATATTTCACTAAAGTTTAA
- a CDS encoding RNA polymerase sigma factor, whose protein sequence is MPKEKAYTNELLLSQYRNGNRKAFQKLFELYWESMFLKAKSILSNEDVAKDIVQDIWVELWKRREGREIKNFEAYIFRAVSYGCFKYLRDNKFNTVQLNVIDSLRCCKPEIENQYDLEETKIVITNSLKELSPRCQEVYQLSRVENNTNEEIASQLGISKRSVENQVSLALKLIRRNLGLLHKLPIIIFFFFN, encoded by the coding sequence ATGCCGAAAGAAAAAGCTTACACGAACGAATTGCTTCTTTCTCAGTATAGAAACGGAAACCGAAAGGCGTTTCAAAAACTGTTTGAGCTGTATTGGGAATCTATGTTTCTGAAAGCTAAAAGTATACTTTCTAATGAAGATGTTGCTAAAGATATTGTTCAAGATATTTGGGTAGAATTATGGAAAAGGAGAGAAGGTAGAGAAATTAAGAATTTTGAAGCTTATATATTTAGAGCAGTTAGTTATGGTTGTTTTAAATATTTAAGGGATAATAAATTCAATACAGTGCAACTTAATGTAATTGATTCATTAAGATGTTGTAAACCGGAAATCGAAAATCAATACGATTTAGAAGAAACTAAAATTGTCATAACTAATTCTTTAAAAGAATTATCTCCACGATGTCAAGAAGTTTATCAACTAAGTAGAGTTGAAAACAATACTAATGAAGAAATCGCTTCACAATTAGGTATATCTAAGCGGTCTGTTGAAAATCAGGTGTCTTTAGCACTTAAATTAATTAGACGAAACTTAGGATTACTGCATAAATTACCAATAATAATCTTTTTCTTTTTTAATTAA
- a CDS encoding FecR family protein: MREHEFRELLKKYLDGSISEEENNLLNTFNEEVSSVNKNVQFKNESDKKDFKDSLWSEISTQTNLKKGKTNTWKLLAATAAIFIGVLGYNFINTNSSTSYNIPENAITLELEDGSLKVIEENGTVKVTDKTGAVLGQQNGNQLVYSEDSSVEELVFNTLNVPFGRKFELKLSDGTIATLNAGSSLKYPVKFLKGQDRNVFISGEAYLNVAKDSAHPFIVNAGELNVRVLGTQFNISTYPEDETTEVVLIEGSVSMSSNISRNGAKDEILLEPGYKGSFGKINGELDKNQVNTEIYTSWMFGELIFRDMTFDNIVKKLERHYNVSIVNNNSVISAKKFNANFGNQPIEKVLEELKFNYGLEYKIMDDGKVVIE, translated from the coding sequence ATGCGTGAACACGAATTTCGTGAATTATTAAAAAAGTACTTGGATGGTTCAATTTCTGAGGAAGAGAACAACCTTCTTAATACATTTAATGAAGAGGTTTCTTCAGTAAATAAGAATGTACAATTTAAGAATGAATCTGATAAAAAGGATTTCAAAGATTCTTTGTGGAGTGAGATAAGTACTCAAACTAATTTGAAAAAGGGTAAAACCAATACATGGAAATTATTAGCGGCTACTGCTGCTATCTTTATTGGGGTATTAGGTTATAATTTTATTAATACGAATTCTTCTACTTCATATAACATTCCAGAAAATGCGATTACTCTAGAACTTGAAGATGGAAGTTTAAAGGTGATAGAGGAAAACGGAACGGTTAAAGTTACCGATAAGACAGGTGCTGTATTAGGTCAGCAAAATGGAAATCAATTAGTTTATTCAGAAGATAGTAGTGTTGAAGAACTTGTGTTCAATACATTGAATGTGCCTTTTGGAAGAAAATTTGAATTAAAACTTTCAGATGGTACAATCGCAACTCTTAATGCTGGTTCATCTTTAAAATATCCGGTCAAATTTTTAAAGGGTCAAGATAGAAACGTATTTATTTCAGGTGAAGCCTACTTGAACGTAGCAAAAGATTCTGCACATCCATTTATAGTCAATGCAGGGGAATTAAATGTTCGAGTATTAGGAACGCAATTTAATATTTCGACATACCCTGAAGATGAAACAACAGAAGTTGTGCTTATTGAAGGCTCAGTAAGTATGTCAAGTAATATAAGTAGGAACGGTGCTAAAGATGAGATTTTATTAGAACCAGGTTATAAAGGTAGTTTTGGTAAGATAAATGGAGAGCTCGATAAAAATCAAGTCAATACTGAAATATATACTTCTTGGATGTTTGGGGAGCTTATTTTTCGAGATATGACTTTTGATAACATTGTCAAGAAGCTTGAAAGACATTATAATGTTTCTATTGTTAACAATAATAGCGTTATATCTGCTAAGAAGTTCAATGCTAATTTCGGGAATCAACCAATTGAAAAAGTACTTGAAGAACTAAAATTCAACTATGGTCTAGAGTATAAGATTATGGATGATGGTAAAGTAGTAATCGAATAA
- a CDS encoding TonB-dependent receptor produces the protein MKKLLNYSRRRYPLSSYNLKMKLSTLLILVTFFGLHANDSYSQRTKITLEFNNVSIGNLLDEIESTTEFQFVYKIEDVDLNRTVSIKVKNEGIDTILNKIFKNSKSTFNVNDRRVYLVRKIPSASAKDSKVSTVSTIQQTLIEGVVLDSKNQPLPGASIVEKGTTNGTQTDFDGKFSLDIQDDNGVLVISYLGFSTREVSIDGQTNISVKLEEDAAGLDEVVVVGYGSVKKSDLTGSVSSVSSEDLVAFPVVDATQALQGRAAGVTVQSTNGAPGSDYSIQIRGNTSINAGNDPLIVVDGFIGGIMPPSEDIKSMEILKDASSTAIYGARGANGVVIVTTKRGTEGKPQFSFSSSYSSQTEINNLDLLNADQFTSYIQELYPDFVPELTGAGTDWQDEIYRPGDVQNYQLSVSGGTDKLSYYLSGAIFDQQGVIKDSDYKRYSITSNLDLKVSESVNIGSSLFARRTNRNGVRTQEGGDASQTGVVSGAYKFSPTQGLVDENGVYSLSVVGYPIDNPYAMATEYQNEVISDLFQGNVYAEIGIADGLKFKSTLGVKANGSRTGQYYPTTLERGNGTGGEATFINYRNTSLINENYLNYSKVFADIHDISLMAGYSYQKDRTEISSTITSGFISDSFSFWNLGAGTNAASVDSELTKSTFEAFFGRLNYTLNDKYLFTFTGRYEGASVFAENKKYGFFPSAAFGWKISDEEFLVDSNTISLLKLRTSYGQVGNQAISPYQSLASFTDVFTTVQGNAVTALRPSTISNNDLTWETTTQTNIGLDFGVLGNRFGFTADYYIMETNDLLFNVPTPNYTGFETQLQNIGTVQNKGFEFAVNAAIFQGDFKWKTFANISFNDNEIIKLVDNDTEGNDIYYSSAPLSGAGNTQILREGLSVGQFWGYVYDGVVQADDIILEGGEEVGGEKFKDLNGDGALTDDDRSVIGNPHPDFTWGWNNDFSYKNLSLNIFVQGSEGGEMMNYTLMELGALNGRTNVTTEALNRWTPTNTDTDIPQARISRSYVTSDRWIDDSSYIRVKNISLGYNFPESLLSKIKLSSARLYISGQNLITFTDYKGVDPEVSYSNSSSNLGLDYGSYPNVKSYTLGLSIGF, from the coding sequence ATGAAAAAACTTCTTAACTACTCAAGAAGGCGATATCCTTTATCTTCTTATAATTTAAAAATGAAATTAAGTACGCTGCTTATATTGGTTACTTTTTTTGGTCTACATGCCAATGATAGCTATTCACAACGCACGAAAATAACTTTAGAATTTAATAACGTTTCTATAGGTAATCTCTTAGATGAGATTGAAAGTACTACTGAATTTCAGTTTGTATATAAAATAGAGGATGTAGATTTAAATAGAACTGTATCTATTAAAGTTAAAAATGAAGGTATAGATACTATCTTAAATAAGATTTTCAAAAATAGCAAGTCTACTTTTAATGTAAATGACAGGCGCGTTTATTTGGTAAGAAAAATACCATCGGCATCTGCGAAAGATTCAAAAGTAAGCACGGTTAGTACTATTCAACAGACTTTAATAGAAGGTGTAGTATTAGATTCTAAGAATCAGCCATTACCAGGTGCAAGTATTGTTGAAAAAGGAACTACCAACGGAACGCAAACAGATTTTGACGGTAAATTTTCCTTAGATATTCAAGATGACAATGGTGTTTTAGTAATTTCTTATTTAGGGTTTTCTACACGTGAGGTATCCATAGATGGGCAAACTAATATTTCTGTTAAACTAGAGGAAGATGCTGCAGGTTTAGATGAAGTTGTTGTTGTAGGGTATGGAAGTGTAAAGAAAAGTGATTTGACCGGTTCTGTATCATCAGTTAGTTCTGAAGATTTAGTTGCTTTTCCTGTAGTAGATGCTACCCAGGCATTACAGGGTAGAGCAGCGGGTGTTACTGTACAATCTACAAATGGTGCTCCTGGATCAGATTACAGTATCCAAATTCGTGGTAATACTTCTATTAATGCGGGTAATGATCCATTAATTGTAGTTGACGGATTTATAGGTGGTATAATGCCTCCATCTGAAGATATTAAGTCTATGGAGATTCTTAAAGATGCTTCATCAACAGCTATTTATGGAGCTAGAGGAGCAAATGGAGTTGTTATTGTAACTACTAAAAGAGGAACGGAAGGGAAACCGCAATTTAGTTTTTCATCTTCTTACTCTTCTCAGACAGAAATCAATAATTTAGATTTACTAAACGCTGATCAGTTTACCAGCTATATTCAAGAACTATATCCAGATTTTGTTCCTGAATTAACTGGAGCTGGAACAGACTGGCAAGATGAAATTTATAGACCAGGTGATGTTCAAAATTACCAATTATCAGTTTCTGGTGGTACAGATAAATTAAGCTATTATTTATCAGGTGCAATTTTTGACCAACAAGGCGTTATTAAAGATTCTGATTATAAGAGATACTCTATAACATCTAATTTAGATTTAAAAGTTTCTGAGTCAGTAAATATAGGGTCAAGTCTTTTCGCACGTAGAACCAATAGAAACGGAGTTAGAACTCAAGAAGGTGGTGATGCATCTCAAACAGGAGTTGTTTCGGGAGCTTATAAATTCTCTCCTACTCAAGGTCTAGTTGATGAAAATGGCGTTTATTCGTTGAGTGTGGTTGGTTATCCTATTGATAACCCATATGCTATGGCTACCGAGTACCAGAATGAAGTTATTAGCGATTTGTTTCAAGGTAATGTATATGCTGAAATTGGTATTGCTGATGGCTTAAAATTTAAGTCAACATTAGGTGTCAAAGCGAATGGATCAAGAACAGGTCAGTATTACCCAACAACTTTAGAGCGTGGTAATGGCACTGGTGGTGAAGCAACCTTTATTAATTATAGAAACACAAGTTTAATCAATGAGAATTATTTAAACTATTCTAAGGTGTTTGCTGATATCCACGATATCTCATTAATGGCAGGTTATTCTTATCAAAAAGATAGAACCGAAATTTCATCTACTATAACTTCAGGTTTTATTTCTGATTCTTTTTCATTTTGGAATTTAGGTGCAGGTACAAATGCGGCATCTGTTGATTCAGAATTGACAAAATCTACTTTTGAAGCATTCTTCGGTAGATTGAACTATACCTTGAACGATAAGTATTTATTTACGTTCACTGGTCGTTACGAAGGAGCTTCTGTATTCGCAGAAAATAAAAAATACGGATTTTTTCCTTCTGCTGCCTTTGGTTGGAAAATTTCTGATGAAGAATTTCTAGTCGATTCTAATACTATTAGTTTACTAAAACTTCGTACAAGTTATGGTCAAGTTGGTAACCAAGCTATCAGTCCTTATCAGTCTTTAGCCTCATTTACAGATGTTTTTACAACAGTACAAGGTAATGCGGTAACAGCCTTAAGACCTTCAACAATTTCTAATAACGACCTAACATGGGAAACTACAACTCAAACAAATATTGGTTTGGACTTTGGTGTTTTAGGAAATAGATTTGGTTTTACTGCCGATTACTACATAATGGAGACAAACGACCTTTTATTTAATGTTCCTACTCCAAATTATACTGGTTTTGAAACACAGCTACAAAATATTGGTACGGTACAAAATAAAGGATTTGAATTTGCAGTAAATGCAGCTATTTTTCAAGGCGATTTTAAATGGAAAACATTTGCCAATATTTCATTTAATGATAATGAGATTATTAAACTAGTTGATAACGATACTGAAGGAAATGATATTTACTATTCTTCGGCACCTTTGTCTGGAGCGGGAAATACACAGATATTAAGAGAAGGTCTGTCAGTAGGTCAATTTTGGGGTTATGTTTACGATGGTGTTGTTCAAGCAGACGATATTATACTTGAAGGAGGAGAAGAAGTTGGCGGTGAAAAGTTTAAAGATCTTAATGGAGATGGAGCATTGACTGATGATGATCGTAGTGTTATTGGAAATCCTCACCCAGATTTTACTTGGGGTTGGAACAATGATTTTAGCTATAAAAATCTAAGTCTTAACATTTTTGTTCAAGGATCAGAAGGCGGTGAAATGATGAATTACACCCTAATGGAATTAGGAGCTTTAAATGGCAGAACCAATGTAACTACCGAAGCACTTAATAGATGGACACCAACTAATACTGATACAGATATACCACAGGCTCGAATTAGTAGAAGTTATGTTACATCTGACAGATGGATAGATGATAGTAGCTATATCAGAGTAAAAAACATTTCTTTAGGTTATAATTTTCCTGAATCATTATTGTCAAAAATTAAATTATCATCAGCTAGGCTATATATAAGTGGTCAAAACTTAATCACATTTACAGATTATAAAGGCGTTGATCCAGAAGTATCTTATAGTAATTCAAGTAGTAATCTTGGACTGGATTATGGTAGTTACCCTAATGTAAAATCTTACACTTTAGGACTAAGCATCGGGTTTTAG
- a CDS encoding RagB/SusD family nutrient uptake outer membrane protein, producing MKNIIKFSALAILTFVGCAELDEEPVGTLTPIGFFNTIDDVNAMTDGTYGLMASSNYYGSGLTTPLQLSSDMVDNGLEFSDYTEFSPFLVTPTNSFVSGVWATSYQTIATANTAIQGVELLGDDVDESDKNLAEGEARFVRAFMYYHLVRLYGNIPYIDSPDIEDPLSIEQSTTEEVYVKIIEDLTFAFNNLEMEPRGSVRSRPSKGTAASYLASVYMTIEDWQNSYDKAKWVVDNAGTLNYALADDFQDVFRESEQWGSQEYIFSIDFTGNQTGENPNPITYENDNKIGPFNGVEGGAKPIRGWSMLVPHINVYSSWDANDYRLKVSMADSLILADDTDIVRPFSEFEVARPHIAKFNRFPGEGRTTAGWRSDFDHAAFRYAEVLLIAAESANELGLASEAIGYVNQIRGRARNAGTIDFYGSGYDSYAPSIYPEDVMATGTDNLRTIILEERRIELAFEFKRWYDIVRRDLGSEVFGPSGLEPQSNFSEFRYLWPIPQGEIDKNQNFVQNPGY from the coding sequence ATGAAGAATATAATAAAATTTTCTGCACTAGCTATTTTGACATTTGTTGGCTGTGCAGAATTAGATGAAGAACCAGTTGGTACATTAACTCCCATCGGTTTTTTTAATACAATAGATGATGTTAATGCAATGACAGATGGCACGTATGGTTTAATGGCATCTTCAAATTATTATGGAAGTGGACTTACCACGCCATTACAATTATCAAGCGATATGGTTGATAACGGACTTGAATTTAGTGATTATACTGAGTTTAGTCCTTTCTTAGTGACCCCTACAAATTCTTTTGTAAGTGGTGTTTGGGCTACATCGTACCAAACTATAGCAACAGCTAATACTGCTATTCAAGGAGTAGAGCTCTTAGGCGATGATGTAGATGAGAGTGATAAGAATTTGGCAGAAGGTGAAGCAAGGTTTGTAAGGGCTTTTATGTATTATCATTTAGTAAGGCTTTATGGTAATATACCCTATATTGATAGTCCAGATATAGAAGATCCATTAAGCATTGAGCAGTCTACTACAGAAGAAGTATATGTGAAAATTATAGAAGATTTGACATTTGCTTTTAATAATTTAGAAATGGAACCACGAGGTAGTGTAAGGTCAAGACCTTCAAAGGGAACAGCAGCTTCTTATTTAGCTTCTGTATATATGACTATAGAAGATTGGCAAAATTCGTATGATAAAGCAAAATGGGTGGTTGATAATGCAGGGACATTAAATTACGCATTGGCAGATGATTTTCAAGATGTGTTTAGAGAAAGTGAACAATGGGGTTCTCAAGAGTATATCTTTTCTATAGATTTTACGGGCAATCAAACTGGTGAAAATCCAAATCCAATTACTTATGAAAATGATAATAAAATTGGACCGTTTAACGGTGTTGAAGGTGGTGCAAAACCTATTAGAGGCTGGAGTATGCTAGTCCCTCATATTAATGTTTACAGTAGTTGGGATGCCAACGATTATAGACTAAAAGTGAGTATGGCCGATTCATTGATATTGGCTGATGATACAGATATTGTTAGGCCATTTTCTGAATTCGAGGTTGCTAGACCTCATATCGCAAAGTTTAATAGATTTCCGGGAGAAGGAAGAACAACTGCTGGTTGGAGATCTGATTTTGATCACGCAGCTTTTAGGTATGCCGAAGTTTTACTTATTGCAGCAGAATCTGCCAATGAATTAGGGCTTGCTTCCGAAGCTATAGGTTATGTAAATCAAATTAGAGGTCGTGCGAGAAATGCAGGAACTATTGATTTTTATGGTAGTGGTTATGACAGTTACGCTCCGTCCATTTATCCTGAAGATGTTATGGCAACTGGGACTGATAATTTACGAACTATAATTTTGGAGGAAAGACGTATCGAATTAGCGTTTGAATTTAAAAGATGGTATGATATTGTACGTAGGGATTTAGGAAGTGAAGTTTTTGGCCCATCAGGATTAGAGCCTCAATCAAATTTTAGTGAGTTTAGATATTTGTGGCCAATACCACAGGGAGAAATAGACAAGAATCAGAATTTCGTTCAGAATCCAGGTTACTAA
- a CDS encoding amidohydrolase family protein — MKKYSLLYLSIVIIFFSCKENLQEQGSEKEIKFFPVEVNHEEIPLGDSIYAIVGVSLFDGLSESTIENSTVIVRNGLIDEVGPKEEIEIPESATVIEGDSLTLMPGLVDAHFHYDHVKHFPTKFVRNGVTSVRDPGQWIEAFDFERETGDPLPRLFLTGPHIDMPPPSWPKDSYMVRDKAEVKEAMDYLFSQNVSAIKIYQNLPLGLIKEVTDIAHSKGLPVTAHLEITDVRQAVLAGLDGVEHITSLGTALVSKRKAEAFRQKMMANNKSRISGRLEMWKDIDVNGKKADSLIKFFEEHQTFLTPTLGPYEYIIEGDKTDSTALIAFQHMSEFIGRCAKANVRIAVGSHGPWVPYAKMGWSYQHEMDLLSKTGMGNGAIMKASTLENAKFLKIDHRLGSIEKGKQADLLLISGNPTENIQDMYNIKRVMLNGIWLE, encoded by the coding sequence ATGAAGAAGTATAGCTTATTATATCTATCAATTGTAATAATCTTTTTTTCTTGTAAAGAGAATTTGCAAGAACAAGGTTCTGAAAAAGAAATAAAATTTTTTCCGGTAGAGGTAAATCATGAGGAGATTCCTTTAGGCGATAGTATATATGCAATCGTTGGAGTATCACTTTTTGATGGATTAAGCGAATCTACTATTGAAAATTCTACTGTTATTGTTCGAAATGGTTTAATTGATGAGGTAGGTCCAAAAGAAGAAATAGAAATACCAGAGAGTGCTACGGTAATTGAAGGTGATAGTCTTACTCTTATGCCAGGTTTGGTCGATGCCCATTTTCATTATGACCATGTTAAACATTTCCCTACAAAATTTGTTCGTAATGGAGTAACCTCTGTTAGAGATCCAGGGCAATGGATAGAAGCTTTTGATTTTGAACGTGAAACTGGTGATCCACTTCCTAGATTATTTTTAACAGGTCCACATATAGATATGCCGCCACCATCATGGCCTAAAGATTCTTATATGGTTAGGGATAAAGCCGAAGTAAAAGAGGCTATGGATTATCTCTTTAGTCAGAATGTATCAGCTATTAAAATTTATCAAAATTTACCTCTTGGTTTAATTAAAGAAGTGACCGATATAGCTCACAGTAAAGGGTTGCCGGTTACTGCCCATTTAGAAATTACAGATGTAAGACAAGCAGTTTTGGCTGGTTTAGATGGAGTTGAACATATAACATCATTAGGAACCGCATTGGTTTCTAAAAGAAAAGCTGAAGCGTTTCGTCAAAAAATGATGGCAAATAATAAGTCACGAATTTCTGGACGATTAGAAATGTGGAAAGACATTGATGTAAATGGTAAAAAAGCAGATTCTTTGATTAAATTTTTTGAAGAACATCAAACTTTTTTAACACCAACATTAGGTCCATATGAGTATATCATTGAAGGCGATAAAACAGATAGTACAGCATTAATTGCTTTTCAGCATATGAGTGAATTTATTGGTAGATGTGCAAAAGCTAATGTGAGAATTGCAGTTGGTTCTCACGGGCCATGGGTGCCTTATGCTAAAATGGGCTGGTCATATCAACATGAAATGGATTTACTTTCTAAAACAGGTATGGGTAATGGTGCAATTATGAAGGCATCTACTTTAGAGAATGCTAAGTTTTTAAAAATAGACCATCGCCTTGGTAGTATTGAAAAAGGCAAACAAGCAGATTTACTTTTAATTAGTGGTAATCCCACTGAAAACATACAAGATATGTATAACATTAAAAGGGTAATGTTAAATGGCATCTGGCTTGAGTAG